In the genome of Helicovermis profundi, the window ACTCTGAGCTATAAGTTCTTTTCCAGTACCCGTCTCTCCTTGAATAAGAACGCTTGAATCTGTTTTAGTAGCTCTTTTCGCAATTTTTATAGCATTTAAAAATTTTTTATCAATTCCAACAATATCTTCAAAATGATAAAATCTGCTAACTTTTTCGTTTTTTTCATCTAAATCAATTCTATTTCTTAATTTTAATATTTGTTTAGACATTTTTTCGACATTTGTAAAGTTTTTAGCAATCTCCACTGCACCAATAATATTGCTATCTTCATCTAATATTGGATATGTAATATTTTCTGTAGTTATTTTTTTTCCAGAAAAGTTAAAATAAGATTGAATATCCTTTTTAACAACTCTTTTTTCCATTATAGCAGTAAGTAGCGTACTATTTTCGTAAGACCAATTGGGAAACACATCTAATATATGCTTCCCAATTACATCTTCTTTAGTAAGACCTTCTATTTTTTCCATAGAGGAGTTATATAGTATAGTAACACCATCTTTATCAACAATATGAATCCCTTCTTGAATTTCATGCAAAATATTTTGCACTAAGTTACTGCTGATAATTTTAGTATCCATACGTCCTCCAGTTTTTTAGTAAATTGGAAATCCTGCGCAAATATCTTTTACTTTAGCTGTAATTTCTTTTATACTTGATTTTTCTTCCAAAGTATCCGCAATTAAATTTGCGATTGCCTTCATTTCATTTTTACCCATTCCTCTTGTTGTAACTGCTGCAGTACCAATTCTAATTCCACTCGTTACAAAAGGACTTTCAGTCTCAAAAGGAACCGTATTCTTGTTAACTGTAATATCAACTTGACCTAGCATCTTTTCAGCAGCTTTACCAGTTAATCCTTTATTTCTTAAATCAACTAGCATAAGGTGATTATCTGTTCCACCAGAAACTAATTTAAATCCTCTAGAAACTAAAGTTTCAGCCATAACATTACAGTTTTCAACTAAAGTGTGTTGATACACTTTAAATTCCTCAGAAAGAGCTTCTTTAAAGCTTACTGCTTTTGCAGCAATCACATGCATTAATGGACCACCTTGTATTCCAGGGAATATTGCTTTATCGATTGCTTTTGCATATTCTTTTTTACAAAGAATTGCTCCACCTCTTGGTCCCCTTAATGTCTTATGAGTTGTAGTAGTAACAAATTCTGCATAGTCACATGGATTTTCATGTAAACCAGCAACAACAAGACCTGCGATATGAGCCATATCTACCATCAAATAACATCCAACTTCATCGCATATATCTCTGAACTTCTTAAAATCAATTTTTCTTGGATAAGCACTTGCACCTGCAACAATCATTTTTGGTTTGCATTCTAATGCGATTCTTCTAACTTCATCATAATCAATAGTTTCAGTTTCTTTATTTACTCCATAAGGAACAAAATTAAAGTATACACCAGAAATATTTACGTGACTACCATGAGTTAAGTGACCACCATGAGTTAAATTCATACCCATAACAGTATCTCCAGGCTTAAGCATTGCAAAATATACAGCAAGGTTAGCATTCGCTCCAGAATGAGGTTGAACATTAGCATGATCAGCGCTAAATAATTCTTTTAGTCTATCAATAGCCAAATTCTCAGCAACATCAACAAATTCACAACCACCATAGTACCTTTTTCCAGGATAACCTTCAGCATATTTATTTGTAAATACACTTCCCATTGCTTCCATAACAGCAGGGCTAACATTATTTTCAGAAGCTATAAGTTCTATACCATCTCTTTCTCTAACAAATTCATTTTCAAGTGCATCAAATATTTCCTTGTCACATTCTTTTAAACCTTTACACAACATTAATTTTTCCCCCTTTAGTTTTTAAGTACTATAAATGTATTCTACACAAAATAAATAAAAAATCAACTGTTAATTTTATATAAAAGTAAAATTAATATACTAATATCTAAAACACTATTAAATTGTTTAATTTATATTAAAATTGTATACAATATAATTAAGTTATTGGTGTCATTGTATCATTAAATCGCTGAACTATCTTAACGACCTTTGCTAAATACTCTTTACTGTCGTGAAATTTTTTATCATAAGACTTTATTACAATGAAAGTTAAAGCCATTAAAACTATTCCAAAAATACTTGCTATAATTTCTGTATTATTAACTATGCCAATTAAAGGAAATATTTTAATAACAAAAAATATTCCTATTAATAAAGATATTAAGGGTAAAGTATATGCAATAAAAGCAGCTTTTAAAACGTTTTTATCACCTAAATCAATTTCTACAATATCGCCTTTACTAGCACCAATTTCGTCTTCTATGGGTATTTTAACATTACCATCATCTCCATATGAACATTCGTGACAATGTCCACATGCAGACTCTCTTAGTAGTGTAACTTCAATTGTATGAGAATCAATTCTACCGGCAACTACGCCTTGTCTATTCATCTATATCACTACTTTCTTCAATTGTCTTAACTCCAAGCTCATCTAATTGCTTTTTATCAGCAGGGCCAGGAGCATCTGTTAATAGCGAAGTTGCATTTTGAGTTTTAGGGAAAGCAATTACTTCTCTAATATTTTCACTTCCAGTAAGTAACATTACAAGTCTATCAAGTCCAAAAGCGAGCCCGCCGTGAGGAGGAGTACCATATTTAAATGCATCAAGAAGAAATCCAAATTTAGCATATGCTTCTTCATCAGTAAAGCCAAGTGCTTTAAACATTTTCTTTTGTAAATCTGAGTTATGAATTCTAATACTTCCTCCACCAATTTCAAAACCATTTAAAACGATATCATATGCTTTTGCTCTAACTTTTTCAGGGTTTGATTCTAAAAGTTCAATATCTTCATCCATTGGTGATGTAAAAGGGTGATGTTTTGCTACAAATCTATTTTCTTCTTCGTCGTATTCATAAAGAGGAAATTCCGTAACCCAAAGAAGATCATATTCATCTTTATCTAGTAAGTTTAATTTCTTAGCAATTTCACTTCTAAGTGCTCCA includes:
- the glyA gene encoding serine hydroxymethyltransferase, with translation MLCKGLKECDKEIFDALENEFVRERDGIELIASENNVSPAVMEAMGSVFTNKYAEGYPGKRYYGGCEFVDVAENLAIDRLKELFSADHANVQPHSGANANLAVYFAMLKPGDTVMGMNLTHGGHLTHGSHVNISGVYFNFVPYGVNKETETIDYDEVRRIALECKPKMIVAGASAYPRKIDFKKFRDICDEVGCYLMVDMAHIAGLVVAGLHENPCDYAEFVTTTTHKTLRGPRGGAILCKKEYAKAIDKAIFPGIQGGPLMHVIAAKAVSFKEALSEEFKVYQHTLVENCNVMAETLVSRGFKLVSGGTDNHLMLVDLRNKGLTGKAAEKMLGQVDITVNKNTVPFETESPFVTSGIRIGTAAVTTRGMGKNEMKAIANLIADTLEEKSSIKEITAKVKDICAGFPIY
- a CDS encoding SoxR reducing system RseC family protein — protein: MNRQGVVAGRIDSHTIEVTLLRESACGHCHECSYGDDGNVKIPIEDEIGASKGDIVEIDLGDKNVLKAAFIAYTLPLISLLIGIFFVIKIFPLIGIVNNTEIIASIFGIVLMALTFIVIKSYDKKFHDSKEYLAKVVKIVQRFNDTMTPIT